The following coding sequences are from one Sedimenticola thiotaurini window:
- a CDS encoding helix-turn-helix domain-containing protein, giving the protein MSDMPTGLNDSPQNIVQRLTRVARERMNNQNNSGISKSARAILAKNLLRLRKAHGYGQQELADLSGLSKSFIGGLENARMNVSLDNLESLSRVLGVEVFVLLIPPDDPDPDK; this is encoded by the coding sequence ATGAGTGACATGCCAACAGGGCTGAACGATAGTCCGCAAAACATCGTCCAGCGCCTAACAAGAGTGGCCCGTGAAAGGATGAACAACCAAAACAATAGCGGGATCAGCAAAAGTGCACGGGCGATCTTAGCAAAGAACCTACTCCGACTCAGAAAAGCCCACGGATACGGCCAGCAAGAGCTTGCAGACCTGTCAGGACTATCCAAATCATTCATCGGTGGGCTGGAAAACGCACGGATGAATGTCAGCCTGGATAACCTGGAAAGCCTCAGCCGAGTTCTTGGGGTAGAGGTGTTTGTGCTGCTTATACCCCCCGACGACCCAGACCCCGACAAGTAA
- a CDS encoding replication initiation protein, with translation MEAKEKNKAPEETKALLVTKANSLIEAAYTLSLNEQRIILACAAQLDGRKPPPRNTFLLTVDEFQGLFGTDPKSTYKEMEEATNRLYERDIRKIDGQTRKRMRWVYMAEYQKGEGRVKLGFSPEITPYLTMLNKRHTTYQLNEVRGLGSAYSIRLYEMLARFRDTGWFAISVDDFKERLQLVGKYPRFSNLKARVIDPAVKEIRAKTSLDVSWQPIKKGRTVETIRFSFEEKAQMELL, from the coding sequence ATGGAAGCAAAAGAAAAAAATAAAGCACCGGAAGAAACCAAGGCGCTACTGGTAACAAAGGCCAACTCGCTCATTGAGGCGGCCTACACCCTCTCATTGAACGAGCAAAGAATAATCCTGGCCTGCGCTGCCCAACTCGACGGGCGCAAACCTCCCCCTAGAAACACCTTCCTTCTCACAGTGGATGAATTCCAAGGGCTGTTCGGAACCGACCCGAAGAGCACCTACAAAGAAATGGAAGAGGCCACCAATCGACTATACGAACGGGATATTCGAAAGATCGACGGGCAGACCAGAAAACGCATGCGCTGGGTTTACATGGCCGAGTATCAGAAAGGGGAGGGGAGGGTAAAACTCGGATTCTCCCCCGAGATAACTCCATACCTCACCATGCTGAACAAACGCCATACCACCTACCAGCTAAATGAAGTAAGAGGGCTAGGCTCTGCCTATTCGATCAGGCTATACGAAATGCTGGCTCGGTTCCGGGACACGGGATGGTTTGCCATTTCAGTGGACGACTTCAAAGAGCGGCTGCAATTGGTCGGCAAATACCCAAGGTTCTCGAACCTGAAAGCACGGGTTATCGATCCGGCAGTTAAAGAGATAAGGGCAAAAACATCACTGGATGTGAGTTGGCAGCCAATAAAAAAAGGGCGGACCGTGGAAACAATACGCTTCTCCTTTGAGGAAAAGGCGCAAATGGAACTCCTATAG
- the trbB gene encoding P-type conjugative transfer ATPase TrbB produces MERLARLTRKLQTELGSDIVSALKDGSVTDIYLNDDGAVWVHRAGEPKKVLTKMSATQADNLIRTVASMSGGMITDKKPVVEARLPNGERFIGDMAPISRHPTFCIRKPARVVYTLESYVENGMMTEAQHQAIKQAVTNRKNILVVGGTGSGKTTLTNAILGAIAEITPEDRILIFEDTQELQCSAPDRSFKLTSDEVDMRALLRASMRQMPDRIVVGEVRGAEAEVVLKAWNTGHEGGVVTLHANSAREGVEKFQEYVEEGLPGTDKRRAIASAVDLVCYMPKRKKGVPPRLEEAVWLEGLKDGEYFFTTHRKEG; encoded by the coding sequence ATGGAACGGCTCGCTAGACTGACCCGCAAGTTACAAACCGAACTCGGAAGCGATATTGTCTCCGCTCTTAAAGACGGCTCCGTCACTGACATATACCTGAACGACGATGGCGCGGTGTGGGTACACCGCGCCGGAGAACCGAAGAAGGTTCTCACGAAGATGAGCGCCACACAGGCGGACAACCTGATTCGCACCGTGGCCTCTATGTCCGGGGGCATGATCACCGACAAGAAACCCGTGGTAGAAGCAAGGCTCCCCAACGGCGAGCGCTTTATCGGGGACATGGCCCCAATCTCACGACACCCGACATTCTGTATCCGGAAGCCCGCACGAGTCGTCTACACCCTCGAAAGCTATGTCGAAAACGGCATGATGACCGAGGCACAACACCAGGCCATCAAACAGGCCGTCACAAACCGTAAAAATATACTGGTCGTCGGCGGCACGGGCTCAGGAAAAACCACGCTTACCAACGCCATTCTGGGCGCGATAGCCGAGATCACCCCGGAAGACCGAATCCTGATTTTCGAGGACACCCAGGAGCTGCAGTGCAGCGCTCCGGATCGCTCATTCAAGCTGACCAGCGATGAAGTGGATATGCGAGCACTGCTACGCGCCAGTATGCGCCAGATGCCGGACCGGATCGTAGTGGGCGAGGTGCGCGGCGCAGAGGCGGAGGTGGTGCTCAAGGCATGGAATACCGGTCACGAGGGTGGCGTGGTCACACTGCATGCAAATTCAGCAAGGGAGGGCGTGGAGAAGTTCCAGGAATACGTGGAAGAAGGATTGCCGGGTACTGACAAACGAAGGGCCATCGCTTCAGCGGTGGACCTGGTTTGTTACATGCCCAAGCGCAAGAAAGGAGTGCCACCCAGGCTTGAAGAGGCGGTATGGCTCGAAGGGCTAAAGGACGGCGAATATTTTTTTACAACGCACAGGAAAGAAGGATGA
- the trbD gene encoding conjugal transfer protein TrbD, producing the protein MSQELQTVPIRSSLTRPRLIAGAERELFLFLLLICTSLVFVLMSLPAAIAGVIIWSGGYWALREMAKGDPMMSKIFFRHIRYRPFYRARSSRTVIDQKKGKKKQCYS; encoded by the coding sequence ATGTCTCAGGAACTGCAGACCGTGCCGATCCGCAGTTCTTTGACTCGGCCCCGGTTAATAGCCGGGGCCGAGAGAGAGCTGTTTTTGTTCCTGCTGTTGATCTGCACATCACTGGTGTTCGTGTTGATGAGCCTGCCAGCCGCAATAGCTGGCGTGATCATCTGGAGCGGCGGCTATTGGGCACTACGTGAAATGGCGAAGGGCGACCCGATGATGAGCAAGATCTTTTTCCGCCATATCCGCTATCGGCCATTTTACCGGGCCAGATCATCCAGGACGGTGATCGATCAGAAAAAAGGAAAGAAAAAGCAATGCTACAGCTAA
- a CDS encoding TrbC/VirB2 family protein — protein MNLKNTKILMVATAVLLFFIAGEALAGTATGLPWETPLQTLTNSITGPVALAISLIAIVVGGGMLIWGGEINDFARKMILIVLVIALIVMATNVLTTLFGATGAVV, from the coding sequence ATGAATCTGAAAAATACAAAGATACTGATGGTCGCTACGGCGGTACTGCTGTTCTTTATCGCAGGTGAAGCCCTTGCCGGTACGGCCACAGGTCTGCCGTGGGAAACCCCGCTGCAAACCCTGACCAACTCCATCACCGGACCTGTTGCGCTGGCTATCTCGCTGATCGCCATCGTTGTCGGTGGCGGCATGCTGATCTGGGGCGGTGAAATCAACGATTTCGCCCGCAAGATGATTCTGATCGTGTTGGTGATCGCGCTCATCGTCATGGCCACCAATGTTCTGACCACACTGTTCGGTGCAACTGGCGCGGTGGTGTAG
- a CDS encoding conjugal transfer protein TrbE (type IV secretion system ATPase VirB4 family) — protein MLQLKAFRTKHKGLPDLLNYAAEIEDGVILGKDGALMAGWIYRGDDQSSAMPMQRNAVAAHVNSALSMLGSGWMIHNDCIRTPVAAYAKRELSHFPDPISKLIDEERRALFEEQGSYYESLHVLIVTYLPPTTGRSAVKAMMYEEDGKRKKATATIELDRFKRTISELETRLGALVSLEQLNGHPVETEDGRTEIQDELLGYIHWALTGIRQPIKLPPVPMYLDAVIGGQDFVGGVAPRVGNQHIRVVAIEGFPQESYPGILDALDQIPIPYRWSTRFIFLDAYEASAELEKYRKAWEQKERSLRDQIFNTQSGRVDLDAHSMKKDTIDAQAEANSGIVRFGYYTSVVVLMDENEERVEDTAKTVAQAIRNLGFASRIETINAVEAWLGSLPGHGVQNIRRPLLHTLNLAHMLPLSSVWAGEANNPCPFYPAGSPPLLYGATDGSTPWRFNIHVHDVGHTLILGPTGSGKSTKMVLMMAQFLRYPKASVFAFDKGYSAYVMCKATGGDHYDLAGDDTSIAFAPFSHVKSDRDMAWAREWVEKIAELQGVKLQPEHRKEIHRALTLLKESDHKTLTAFHATLQHQKLKDVIEPYTIDGPYGQLFDAETDSLKEGRFQVFEMEQLMGMGQQAVLPALDYLFYRIEKQLQGQPTLIVLDEAWVMFEHPVFREKIREWLKVLRKANAAVVMGTQSLSDVAGSGILDVINESCLTKIFLANPLAHEDEATALYRNLGLNGTQIDIVSSMVRRRDYYYTSPLGRRRYRLDLGPVALSFVAVSGKEEVAAARHVMEKHGQGWQMRWLEQKGARQ, from the coding sequence ATGCTACAGCTAAAGGCATTCCGCACCAAACACAAGGGCTTGCCCGACCTGCTGAACTATGCCGCCGAAATTGAGGATGGCGTCATCCTTGGCAAGGACGGGGCACTCATGGCCGGTTGGATCTATCGCGGTGACGATCAATCCTCCGCCATGCCCATGCAACGCAATGCGGTCGCCGCTCATGTCAACTCTGCACTATCGATGCTCGGCAGCGGCTGGATGATACACAATGACTGCATCCGGACACCCGTAGCCGCCTATGCCAAGCGCGAACTGTCACACTTTCCTGACCCGATAAGCAAACTGATCGATGAAGAGCGCCGAGCGCTGTTTGAAGAGCAAGGCAGCTACTACGAGTCTCTGCACGTACTGATTGTCACCTATCTGCCGCCAACCACCGGCAGATCTGCCGTCAAGGCGATGATGTACGAGGAAGACGGCAAGCGGAAAAAGGCGACAGCAACCATCGAGCTGGACCGCTTTAAGCGGACCATTTCAGAGCTTGAAACCCGACTCGGTGCCCTGGTCAGCCTGGAACAGCTGAATGGCCATCCGGTAGAAACCGAAGACGGCAGGACCGAGATTCAGGATGAACTCCTCGGCTACATCCACTGGGCGCTAACGGGCATCAGACAGCCGATCAAGCTGCCCCCGGTACCGATGTACCTGGATGCCGTTATCGGCGGTCAGGATTTTGTCGGCGGTGTGGCCCCACGAGTCGGGAATCAGCATATCCGGGTGGTAGCGATTGAAGGATTCCCCCAGGAGTCCTATCCGGGCATTCTGGACGCCCTGGATCAGATTCCGATCCCATACCGCTGGTCTACGCGGTTTATCTTCCTGGACGCCTACGAGGCCTCCGCAGAACTGGAAAAATACCGCAAAGCCTGGGAGCAAAAAGAGCGCTCTCTGCGCGACCAAATATTTAACACACAAAGCGGGCGGGTTGATCTGGATGCCCATTCGATGAAGAAAGACACCATCGATGCCCAGGCAGAGGCCAATAGCGGAATCGTGCGATTCGGCTATTACACTTCGGTAGTCGTTCTCATGGATGAGAACGAGGAAAGGGTGGAGGATACCGCCAAGACTGTAGCCCAGGCAATTCGGAATCTCGGGTTTGCATCCCGCATCGAGACGATCAACGCCGTCGAGGCCTGGCTTGGAAGTCTGCCCGGTCATGGGGTACAGAATATCCGGCGACCGCTGCTGCACACCTTGAACCTGGCGCACATGCTGCCCCTCTCGTCGGTCTGGGCAGGCGAGGCTAACAACCCCTGTCCGTTCTACCCGGCTGGATCACCGCCGTTACTCTACGGAGCCACGGACGGCTCCACCCCCTGGCGATTCAATATCCACGTGCATGACGTGGGCCATACACTGATATTGGGACCAACCGGGTCGGGTAAATCAACCAAGATGGTCCTGATGATGGCGCAGTTTCTGCGCTATCCGAAGGCCTCGGTCTTTGCGTTCGACAAGGGCTATTCAGCCTACGTCATGTGCAAGGCGACCGGAGGGGATCATTACGACCTGGCAGGCGACGACACCAGTATTGCGTTCGCCCCGTTTTCGCATGTGAAATCGGATCGTGACATGGCTTGGGCAAGAGAGTGGGTCGAAAAGATCGCCGAGCTGCAAGGTGTGAAACTGCAGCCGGAACACCGCAAGGAAATCCATCGGGCGCTGACCTTACTAAAAGAGTCAGATCACAAAACACTCACCGCCTTTCACGCGACGTTGCAACACCAGAAGCTCAAGGATGTTATTGAGCCCTACACTATCGACGGGCCTTATGGCCAGTTGTTCGATGCGGAAACCGACAGCCTGAAAGAGGGCCGATTCCAGGTCTTTGAAATGGAACAGTTGATGGGCATGGGGCAACAGGCCGTCCTGCCGGCGCTGGATTATCTGTTTTATCGCATTGAGAAACAGCTACAGGGCCAACCAACGTTGATCGTCCTCGATGAGGCCTGGGTGATGTTCGAGCACCCGGTATTCCGGGAGAAGATCCGCGAATGGCTCAAAGTGCTGCGTAAAGCCAATGCAGCGGTGGTGATGGGCACCCAATCCCTTTCCGATGTGGCCGGTAGCGGCATCCTCGATGTGATCAACGAAAGCTGTCTAACAAAAATTTTTCTCGCCAACCCGCTGGCTCACGAAGACGAAGCAACCGCGCTTTACCGCAACCTGGGCCTGAACGGAACCCAGATCGATATCGTCAGTTCGATGGTGCGCCGGCGCGACTACTACTACACATCACCACTCGGACGGAGACGCTACCGGCTCGA